One region of Thiorhodovibrio frisius genomic DNA includes:
- the flgA gene encoding flagellar basal body P-ring formation chaperone FlgA, giving the protein MLTSHQEISRPAPYWRRLAGLLCLCVSPAVLNQGLFAEAEAANVAATEEIEPVTNIQRAAKTFLHREAGGENGATVKISVDPVDPRLRLKLCDHDLQASFAPGANKTGNTSVKIQCQGPVRWSLFVSARVERFGEVVVAASPMSRGSMVTPADVKLERRETGGLLSSYFDDLSDAVGMQVRRSLRPGDVVTDSHLKTPLWVERGQLVRILSENPSIRVSMSGEALEDGGAGDRIRVRNRSSQRVLEGIIESPGVVRVPN; this is encoded by the coding sequence ATGCTGACAAGTCATCAAGAAATCTCACGCCCGGCGCCCTACTGGCGACGTCTTGCCGGCCTGCTGTGCCTGTGCGTGAGCCCGGCAGTCCTCAATCAGGGACTATTCGCCGAGGCTGAAGCGGCCAATGTCGCCGCCACCGAGGAGATTGAGCCCGTGACTAACATTCAGCGCGCGGCCAAGACTTTTCTGCATCGCGAGGCTGGCGGCGAGAACGGCGCAACAGTCAAGATTAGTGTTGATCCGGTTGACCCGCGCCTGCGCCTCAAGCTTTGCGATCATGATCTTCAAGCGAGCTTTGCCCCGGGCGCGAACAAAACGGGTAACACCAGCGTCAAAATTCAGTGCCAGGGGCCGGTGCGCTGGTCGTTGTTTGTTTCCGCCCGAGTCGAGCGCTTTGGCGAGGTTGTTGTGGCCGCGAGCCCCATGAGCCGGGGCAGTATGGTGACGCCGGCGGATGTCAAACTTGAACGACGTGAGACCGGCGGATTGCTGAGCAGCTATTTTGACGACCTGAGCGATGCTGTTGGCATGCAGGTGCGCCGTTCGCTGCGCCCCGGTGATGTAGTGACCGACTCGCACCTAAAAACGCCGTTGTGGGTTGAGCGCGGTCAGTTGGTACGGATCTTGTCCGAAAATCCCAGCATTCGCGTTAGCATGAGCGGCGAAGCGCTCGAGGATGGCGGCGCAGGTGATCGCATCCGCGTGCGCAACCGCTCGAGCCAGCGGGTGCTGGAAGGAATCATCGAATCCCCCGGGGTGGTGCGGGTTCCCAACTGA